In Exiguobacterium sibiricum 7-3, a genomic segment contains:
- a CDS encoding acetylornithine transaminase codes for MSALLPTYLRHDIELVEGNGSFVQDTTGKNYLDFTMGIAVCNTGHRHPHVEQALQEQLQKLWHTSNLFISSKQERVAAMLTENSHLSHVFFCNSGAEANEGAFKLIRKWTQKKEILTFSQSFHGRTFAMMGATGQDKIKTGFGEMVPDFKHLIFNDFDSLEMITDQTAAVWLEVIQGEGGVIVAEDVWLAKLMEQARKFDVKVVIDEVQTGIGRTGSRFAFEQTPLKPDIITVAKGLGSGFPVGAIITTPEATAIFTPGTHGSTFGGNPLAMAAAEATLDLLLDNEQMKQVQLKGLYLIQQLNQLPKTMVRDIRGRGLMIGIEFHEPVSPLITALQQSGMLVVSAGPNVIRLLPSLFVTEQELDLAVEKIKSVCQQEVVM; via the coding sequence ATGAGTGCTTTACTACCGACGTATTTACGTCATGATATCGAATTAGTCGAAGGAAATGGATCGTTCGTCCAGGATACGACGGGCAAAAACTACTTGGATTTCACGATGGGAATTGCCGTCTGTAACACCGGTCATCGTCATCCGCATGTGGAACAAGCATTACAAGAACAACTCCAAAAATTATGGCATACGTCCAATTTATTTATCAGCAGTAAACAGGAACGAGTAGCGGCGATGTTGACGGAAAATAGTCATTTGAGCCATGTCTTCTTTTGTAATAGTGGGGCAGAAGCAAATGAAGGGGCATTTAAGCTAATCCGGAAATGGACGCAAAAAAAAGAAATCCTGACGTTTAGTCAGTCCTTTCACGGGAGAACCTTCGCCATGATGGGAGCAACGGGTCAAGACAAGATTAAAACTGGGTTTGGAGAGATGGTTCCTGATTTTAAGCATCTGATTTTTAACGATTTCGACAGTCTTGAAATGATTACGGACCAGACTGCTGCCGTTTGGCTTGAAGTCATCCAAGGAGAAGGCGGAGTGATCGTAGCGGAGGATGTCTGGTTAGCGAAATTGATGGAACAGGCACGGAAGTTTGATGTCAAGGTAGTCATCGATGAAGTGCAGACAGGTATCGGACGCACCGGATCGCGGTTTGCTTTTGAACAGACGCCGTTAAAGCCGGACATCATTACCGTGGCAAAAGGTCTCGGAAGTGGCTTCCCGGTCGGAGCCATCATCACGACACCGGAAGCAACAGCAATTTTCACACCGGGTACGCACGGATCGACATTCGGAGGGAATCCATTGGCGATGGCGGCGGCGGAAGCGACACTGGATTTGTTGTTAGACAACGAACAAATGAAACAAGTTCAACTAAAAGGACTTTATTTGATACAACAACTGAATCAATTGCCGAAGACGATGGTTCGGGACATCCGCGGACGAGGACTGATGATTGGGATTGAATTTCATGAACCGGTTTCACCGCTCATCACGGCATTACAACAATCCGGAATGCTCGTCGTCAGCGCAGGACCGAACGTCATTCGATTGTTACCCTCTTTGTTCGTTACCGAACAGGAGCTCGATTTGGCTGTCGAAAAAATCAAGTCAGTATGTCAACAGGAGGTCGTGATGTGA
- the argB gene encoding acetylglutamate kinase: protein MTKRKLIKLGGSVFEQLDPRYYEEWNQWIAAKNELIILHGGGPALSAYCQQMNIKAEFKNGIRMTTEQVLLGAERVLGGEVQSKIVYTLNGNGLPAIGLTGIDGASIRGEHQPAFGAVGQVTQINPKLFTTLMGSGFIPVVTSLITGTNGTLNCNGDTCAIALAEGLAVDEFELLTDVSGVRLNGTFQAEVTVAELEAGIESTEINGGMIPKVEAVIEAVRQGIHQVKIRSGHDVTNQGTWIKEETNECFTTDVFTS, encoded by the coding sequence ATGACGAAACGTAAATTAATCAAACTGGGCGGAAGTGTCTTCGAACAATTGGATCCACGCTATTACGAAGAATGGAACCAATGGATTGCAGCAAAAAATGAATTAATCATCCTCCATGGTGGTGGTCCGGCCTTATCAGCCTACTGTCAGCAAATGAACATTAAAGCCGAATTCAAAAACGGTATCCGGATGACGACGGAACAGGTTCTGTTGGGAGCGGAACGGGTGCTTGGAGGAGAAGTACAATCAAAAATCGTCTATACCCTGAATGGAAATGGACTGCCGGCAATTGGTTTGACCGGAATTGACGGAGCCAGTATCCGTGGGGAGCATCAACCGGCGTTCGGAGCAGTCGGACAAGTGACACAGATTAATCCGAAGTTGTTTACGACATTGATGGGATCGGGATTCATCCCCGTCGTTACCTCATTGATTACAGGGACGAACGGAACATTGAATTGTAATGGAGACACGTGTGCGATTGCATTAGCTGAGGGACTCGCTGTTGATGAATTCGAATTGTTGACAGATGTATCCGGTGTCCGGCTGAATGGAACGTTTCAGGCAGAGGTGACGGTTGCAGAACTGGAAGCAGGAATCGAATCGACGGAAATCAATGGTGGAATGATTCCCAAGGTCGAAGCAGTCATCGAAGCGGTCCGACAAGGAATACATCAGGTCAAGATTCGTTCCGGACACGACGTGACGAACCAGGGGACATGGATCAAGGAGGAAACCAATGAGTGCTTTACTACCGACGTATTTACGTCATGA
- the argJ gene encoding bifunctional glutamate N-acetyltransferase/amino-acid acetyltransferase ArgJ, whose product MLNIQLTSPLTVTTPKGFKATGIHVGLRRKRKDLALLLCEAGADAAAVYTTNQVQAAPITVTKQAMATSGGKVHAVLVNSGNANACTGQLGLEHAYASQQAVADQFQLAQEHVVIASTGIIGQPLAIDTLLQGVEQLQPDKGEEKADDFALAILTTDTGTKTAGRQVWLDGELVSVCGVAKGSGMIHPNMATMLGFLTTDASIPSPLLQDTLKSAVNRTFNCITVDGDSSTNDMVMILASGATQSQSLQPGTDELAQFQQAVEDVCQDLAKQIARDGEGATKLIEVNVHGTANEWIARKIAKQIVGSSLVKTAIFGEDANWGRIIAAVGSIDEPIDVGQIDIRIGSQWVLRQSMPILFDESLASRELAQEVVEIEVHLNQGPASGYAFGCDLTYDYIKINASYRT is encoded by the coding sequence ATGTTAAATATACAACTGACATCACCATTGACTGTGACAACACCAAAAGGATTTAAGGCGACAGGAATACATGTCGGACTCAGACGCAAACGGAAAGATTTAGCGCTTTTGTTATGTGAAGCGGGTGCCGATGCCGCAGCGGTCTACACGACCAATCAGGTCCAGGCAGCACCGATTACGGTGACGAAACAGGCGATGGCAACATCAGGCGGAAAAGTCCATGCCGTTTTAGTCAACAGCGGGAATGCCAATGCCTGTACAGGGCAACTCGGACTCGAACATGCCTATGCTTCGCAACAAGCTGTTGCCGATCAGTTTCAATTGGCTCAGGAACACGTCGTCATCGCTTCGACCGGTATCATCGGACAGCCGCTCGCTATCGATACGTTACTTCAAGGGGTCGAACAGTTGCAGCCGGACAAAGGCGAAGAGAAAGCTGACGATTTTGCACTGGCTATTTTAACGACCGATACAGGTACGAAAACAGCCGGGCGCCAAGTCTGGCTAGACGGCGAACTGGTTTCGGTCTGCGGGGTTGCGAAGGGTTCGGGCATGATTCATCCGAATATGGCAACGATGCTTGGATTTTTAACGACCGATGCCTCAATTCCTTCTCCGTTATTACAGGATACCTTGAAATCTGCAGTCAACCGGACGTTTAACTGTATCACCGTCGATGGTGACAGCTCGACGAATGATATGGTGATGATTCTTGCGAGCGGGGCCACACAATCACAGTCACTCCAACCGGGAACAGACGAACTGGCACAATTCCAACAAGCGGTTGAGGACGTGTGCCAAGACTTGGCGAAACAAATTGCACGTGACGGTGAAGGGGCGACAAAGCTGATTGAAGTCAACGTTCATGGTACGGCAAATGAATGGATTGCCCGGAAAATTGCCAAACAGATCGTAGGATCTTCACTCGTGAAAACAGCGATTTTTGGAGAAGATGCGAACTGGGGACGAATCATCGCAGCCGTCGGCAGTATCGATGAGCCGATTGATGTCGGACAAATTGATATCCGGATCGGTTCCCAGTGGGTCCTGCGTCAAAGTATGCCGATTTTATTTGACGAATCGTTAGCGTCGCGAGAACTCGCACAAGAGGTTGTTGAAATCGAAGTGCATTTAAATCAAGGACCTGCCAGTGGTTATGCTTTTGGTTGTGACTTGACGTATGACTATATCAAAATCAATGCGAGTTACCGGACATGA
- the argC gene encoding N-acetyl-gamma-glutamyl-phosphate reductase, translated as MKCTIVGATGYAAIELIRLIELHPHLEIVSLISDSQTDQEMNQLYSFMNKKQFPVLTAFSLEQIEAVETDLLFLATPSGISTKYLKQLHDWKGTVIDLSGDLRLEKALYEKWYPHEGVDSDLQKKATYGLTEWKRDQIKDSRLIANPGCYATAILLGLLPLLEEHVIDPSQIIIHASSGLSGAGKTLTEQTHHVRSSENVRLYKMNQHQHIPEIESIAEEITGHKITVSLATYLVPLNRGIMATMTLQPLVEKTETQWRTWFSEKYKEEPFIRVGQADPEIKSAAGSNYCDLSVYLDTRTGRLTVVSVLDNMQKGAAGQAVQNANLISGYPETLGLTQQPFFI; from the coding sequence ATGAAATGTACGATTGTAGGTGCGACCGGATATGCTGCGATTGAGCTGATACGACTGATTGAATTACATCCTCATTTGGAAATCGTCTCATTGATCAGCGATTCGCAGACCGATCAGGAAATGAATCAGTTATACAGTTTTATGAATAAAAAACAGTTTCCGGTACTGACAGCTTTCTCATTGGAACAGATTGAAGCAGTTGAAACCGATCTTTTATTTTTGGCAACGCCAAGCGGAATTTCTACGAAATATCTAAAACAGTTACATGACTGGAAAGGAACAGTCATCGACTTGAGTGGAGACTTACGTCTTGAAAAAGCATTGTACGAAAAATGGTATCCCCATGAAGGAGTCGATTCGGACCTTCAAAAAAAAGCAACCTACGGACTGACGGAATGGAAGCGGGATCAGATTAAGGACAGTCGTTTGATTGCCAATCCGGGTTGTTATGCAACGGCCATCTTACTTGGATTACTACCGTTATTAGAAGAACACGTAATTGATCCGTCGCAAATCATCATTCATGCAAGCTCTGGATTATCAGGTGCAGGAAAAACGTTGACGGAACAAACACACCATGTCCGATCGAGTGAAAATGTCAGATTGTACAAAATGAATCAACATCAACATATTCCGGAAATTGAATCCATTGCTGAAGAGATCACCGGACACAAAATCACTGTGTCTCTCGCGACTTATCTAGTACCGCTCAATCGCGGGATCATGGCGACGATGACGTTACAACCCCTCGTCGAAAAAACGGAAACGCAGTGGCGAACATGGTTCAGTGAAAAATATAAAGAAGAACCATTTATCCGCGTCGGACAAGCCGATCCGGAAATCAAATCGGCAGCCGGAAGCAACTATTGTGATCTTTCGGTTTACCTGGATACACGTACAGGAAGACTGACGGTCGTATCCGTCCTTGATAACATGCAAAAAGGCGCAGCGGGACAAGCGGTCCAAAATGCCAATTTGATTAGTGGATATCCAGAAACACTAGGTCTGACACAACAGCCATTCTTTATATAG
- the nhaC gene encoding Na+/H+ antiporter NhaC, whose protein sequence is MRISFRESAAVLGVSIIVLLSVIFGAKAEPHLAILSSLIFVVAYAAFRGFEYEQLEQHMINGIREAIKPILIMLLVGMTIAVWMMSGAVPTLLHYGLETLSATWFAPSALIITMIVSTFTGSSFTTIGTVGVALMGIAVALGVDPALAAGAIISGACFGDKMSPLSDTTNFAPGIVNVSVFDHIRFMMGTTVPAITITFILFFIFGQGNGAIDSQTIGSTQQELARLFNLSPWTLLSPLLVMILALRKTPVVPTLIAGVMSGLLLTGLTQGNWNIGQWMSVIQNGLKIETDNNTVASIVSKGGLQSMMWSVSLVMLALAFGGVLRGIGVIDVIIEKTVSKLKRDGSIISSAALASIGVNFMAGEQYLSILLPGQAFKKIFEDRSIDPRFLSRALEDGGTLVNPLIPWGVSGAFFASTLGVPVTAYVPFAFFLLLSPFFTFVFAFTRPTKKVAENLVA, encoded by the coding sequence ATGCGTATATCCTTTCGTGAATCCGCAGCTGTCCTAGGAGTTAGTATCATTGTATTATTATCTGTCATATTCGGTGCCAAAGCCGAACCGCATCTCGCTATATTATCCAGTCTGATTTTTGTCGTAGCTTATGCCGCTTTTCGTGGTTTTGAGTACGAACAACTGGAACAACATATGATCAATGGAATTCGTGAAGCGATCAAACCGATCTTGATTATGTTACTTGTCGGTATGACGATTGCTGTCTGGATGATGAGCGGAGCTGTTCCGACACTCCTCCACTACGGACTTGAAACACTTTCTGCAACATGGTTTGCACCAAGTGCTTTAATCATTACGATGATTGTTTCTACGTTTACAGGGAGTTCGTTTACAACAATCGGTACGGTCGGTGTTGCTTTGATGGGAATTGCAGTGGCGCTTGGCGTTGATCCTGCTCTTGCCGCCGGTGCCATCATCAGCGGTGCCTGTTTCGGAGATAAGATGTCTCCGTTATCAGACACAACGAATTTCGCACCCGGAATCGTCAATGTCTCTGTCTTTGATCATATCCGTTTTATGATGGGAACGACAGTACCCGCCATTACGATTACTTTCATTCTGTTCTTCATCTTCGGACAGGGAAATGGTGCAATCGATTCGCAAACCATCGGGTCCACGCAACAAGAGTTAGCGCGTCTGTTCAATCTTTCACCATGGACACTATTGTCACCTTTACTGGTGATGATCCTTGCATTACGCAAAACTCCTGTCGTTCCGACTTTGATTGCCGGAGTTATGAGCGGTCTGTTGTTGACGGGACTAACACAGGGCAACTGGAACATCGGACAATGGATGAGCGTCATTCAAAATGGTCTGAAAATCGAAACAGACAATAATACGGTCGCGAGCATCGTCAGCAAAGGTGGTCTCCAGTCGATGATGTGGTCCGTCTCGCTTGTCATGCTTGCTCTGGCTTTCGGGGGCGTCCTTCGTGGAATTGGTGTCATCGATGTCATTATCGAAAAAACGGTTTCAAAATTAAAACGGGATGGCAGCATTATCTCATCGGCTGCTCTCGCTTCGATTGGGGTCAATTTCATGGCAGGTGAACAGTACTTGTCGATTTTGTTACCCGGACAAGCGTTCAAAAAGATTTTTGAAGATCGTTCGATTGATCCGCGCTTCCTCTCACGAGCCCTGGAAGACGGGGGAACTCTTGTGAATCCGTTGATTCCCTGGGGGGTGTCCGGCGCCTTCTTCGCATCAACGCTCGGTGTTCCTGTCACCGCATATGTGCCATTTGCCTTTTTCTTATTGCTTTCACCTTTCTTCACCTTTGTTTTTGCATTTACTCGTCCCACTAAAAAAGTTGCCGAAAATCTAGTGGCTTAA